The genomic region CGAGCCGTTCGGGATCGAGAACGAGCAACTCACGCCGAGCCTGAAGATCAGGCGGCACGTGCTGAAGGAGGTGTACGGCGAACGGCTGGAAGCGCTGTACCGGTAGGGCTTATTTCCCTGGCGTCACCGGCGCGCTTCCCGCATCCTTCCCGCGCGGCAGCACGGCGAGCGTCCAGTCCTTGTCCGGGCGGAGGTATTTCGCCGCCGTCGCCTGGAGGTTCTCCGGCGTGATGCTGGCGAGGTCGTCGACCATCGTGTGCAGCGCCTCCAGCCGCGCCGGGTCATAGGCTCCGCCGCTCGCCTGGATCAGCCAGAACTGGTTGCCCGACGAGGCGCGCGAGAGATATTGCAGCGTCGGCACCACCGTGCGCCGCAATTCGTCCGCGTCGATCGGCTTGGCGACCAGCTCGGCGGCGATCTCGCGGCTCAGCTTGAAGAACAGGTCGACCTTGTCGGGCTGCACCTGCCCCATCGCGATGATCCGCCCGCCCGTCGTCATGCCGAGCGGCCACTGACTCTGCGCCGAGGGACTGTAGCTGGCGCCGGCGATTGAGCGCAGGCGATCGAATAGCCGATCCGCGAAGACCGAGGCGAGGATGTCGAGCCGCCGCATCTCGGCATGGCCCGCCGCGCCGCCGCCGGTCGGCCAGGCGATCACCGCCGCCGCCTGCGAATCCGGGCCGCCGTGGGTGAGCACCACCGGCTTGTCGGCATGCGCGGGGAAGGCGACCGGGACGACCGGCGCATTATCCGGCCTGCGCTTCTTCAAGGCGCCGAAGGTGCGGGCGACCGCGGCGATCGCCTCATCCTCCTTCACGTCGCCGAACACGTCGACCTCGATCGGCCCCTTCGCCAGCACCGGCTCCCAGAAGGCGCGGAAGTTCGCCGGGGTCAGCGCCTCCACCTCCGCTTGCGACGGGGTGCCCCAGCGCACGTCGCCATCGCGGATGCGCCGTTCCAGCTCGCGGCTGAGCACGCCGTCGGGCGAGGCGTTAAGCCCCGGATAGCCCGCCAGCATCGCCGCCCTGGCGCGCATCACCGGCGCCGCATCCCAGCGCGGGAAGGCGAGCTTGTCCGCCATCAGCAGCAGGTTGTCGGCATAGTCGCCCGGCGTCGTCATCGCGCTGAACGAGAAGGCGTCCTCTGCGATATCGAGGTCCATCCCGATGCGCCGCCCGTTGGTCAACGCGTCGAGGTCGCCCTGGTCGAGATCGCCGATCCCGCCCGGCACCAGCGCCATGTCGCCCGCCCACGCCGGGGTCGGCACCTTCGCCGGCAGCGTCGAATAGCCGCGCCCGAACCGCACGCGGATATAGACGCGCCCGGTCTCCGACGAATTGGCGTAGAGCAGCATCCGCACGCCATTGCGGAACACGACCTTCTCGATCCCCGGCTCGCCCGCCGCCTCGCGCGACTTCACCTTGCCCGGCTTGCCGAGCTTCGGCAGGCGCGAGAAATCGATGTTCGCCTGATCCTTGCGGCTGCCGACCAGCCCGGACACGTCCTCCTTCAACGCCGCCGCCACCGCCGCCGGGGTGGCGCCGTCGGCGGTGCGCGTGTTGACGATCGCGCGGGTGGCGGTGCCGGCGAAGATGCGGCGGGTCGATTCGAGCAGCGCCTCGGGCGTGAACATGCCCTTGTCGTGCGCCTGCTTCAGGATGTTGTACGATTCCTGCGGCCCGGCGACCGTCTCGCGGATGTCGAGCGCGCCGACCATGTCGTCGGCCTGCTTCGCGCCGGCCTCGACCCGCGCGGTGCCGACGTCGTTGCGCATCGCCGCGTCGAACTCGGCATATTCGCGCTCGATCTCGGCCTGCGTCGGCGCGGTCGCCATCGCATCGGCGATCACCGCGCGCACATCCTTCATCGCGGCGTGCCAGTCGTCGCCGACCGGCAGGATATTGGTGAAGGTGACGTTGGCGGAACGCGACACGTCGTCGAGGCTGACCGACGCCTGGAGGAAGCTGCCGCCCGCCCGCGCACGTGTCTCCAGCCGGCGGTTGATGACGCGCACCGCGAGGAAATCGATGAAACGCTTCTGGTTGAAGATGATCGTGTCGTCGCGATAGATCCACGGCCGCAGCACCGCCATCGACACGACCGGCGGCAGCGCCGGCTCCGTGATCGTCGCGGTTTCGGGCGCGGCGGGGTCGGGCTTGCCGAAATCGGTGTCCGCCGGGTCCGGCCCCTTGCCGCGCCAGTCGCCGAAATTCTTGACGACCAGCTTCGCCGCCACATCGGGATCGATATCGCCGGAGATGATGACGACCGTCCGCGCCGGGCGATACCAGCGATCGTGGAACGCCTGGATCGTCGCGGGCGTCGCCGCCTCCAGCGTCTTGACCGAGCCGATCGGCGAGCGGTCGGCGAGCGGCTGATGGGCGAAGAACAACCCGCGCATCGCATCCGACCAGCGCACCTGCGGCCCCGGCGCCTCGCGCTGCTCCGCCAGCACGGCGGGGCGCTCGGCGGCGAGGCCCCGTTCGGTGATCGCCGGCTCCGCCATCATCCCGGCGAAGATCTTGAGGCTCTCGTCCAGGCTGTCCTGCGTCGCCGCCGGCAGATCGAGCTTGTAGACGGTCTGCGTCGGCGTGGTCTGCGCGTTCGAATCCGATCCGAACGTCGCGCCGAACCGCTGCCACACCCGCTTCGTCTCGCCATCGGGCACATATTTCGACCCGCGGAACGACAGGTGCTCGATGAGATGGGCATAGCCCTGTTCCGAATCGCGCTCGTTGAGCGACCCGGCGTCGATCCTGACGCGCACCGCCACCTGCCCCGGCGGCACGCCGTTCTTGCGCACCGCATAGCGCAGGCCGGTGGAAAGCCTGCCGAAATGCCAGGCGGGATCGGGCGGGATATCGGACCGCTCGAACAGCCACGGCCGGGTATCGACCGTGACGGCCGGGGCGGCGGGCGCGGCCGCCGGCTTCTTGCGCGGCGGAGCCGGGGCCGGCGCGGCGGCATTGGCGATGAGGGCGAAAGCGACCAGCGGCGTCGCCACCGCGCGCGTGAAAAACGACATGGCCGCGCTTGTACGAAGGCCGGACGGGATCGGCAACGGCATCGGCGCCAACTTTGCATTTCCCTTTTCGCGCCATGTTTTGGCCCGCTCCGGGTTCTAGCCAGCACCGCAGGCGACGTGGACCCCTTTGCCGCGACGCCGCGTTTCCCGTCTGCACGTATTCCGCAGGCGCAACAACTGGACTGAAGCGACGTGGAGCTCGACGTAAGGCACGCATCGCCCGGAATGGGGCACAATTCGGGCAACGCCGTCGGCGTTCCCGTGATGGTGCCCGATCTCAACATCATCTCCGGCGCGCCCACCCCCGGCAGCGCGATGCGGGCCGAGCGCGGCCGCCCGCTCATCATCACGATCGGCAAGCATCTGCGCGGATTCTTCGACCGGATGATCGCCTCCTCCTCGCTCGTCGCCAATACGCCGGTGCTCGACGTGCGCGATTTCCCGTGGACGCAGATGCTGCGCGAGAACTGGCGAGCCATCCGCGACGAGGCGGTGAAGGTCGCGCTGCGCGCCCATGCCGCCCCCAGCCTGTCGACGATCTCGCCCGACCACCGCTCGATCGCGGAGGTCGACAAATGGCGTTCCTTCTTCCTCTGGGGCTACGGCTATCGCATCGACGAGAACGCCGACCGCTGCCCCGCGACCGCCGCGCTGGTGGAGCGGATTCCGGGGCTGAACTCCGCCTTCTTCTCGATCCTCGCGCCGGGCACGCACATCCCGGATCATCGCGGCGTGACCAAGGGCCTCATCACCTGCCACCTCGGCCTCGTCGTGCCGCGCGACGGCGACGTCAGGATGCGCGTCCACGATCGCGTCGTGCGCTGGGCGGAGGGCGAGACGCTGGTGTTCGACGACACCTACCGGCACGAGGTGTGGAACGAGACCGGCGGCACCCGCGTCGTGCTGCTGATCCAGGTCGAGCGGCCGCTGCGCAATCCCGGCAAGTGGGTCGCCGACACGTTCCTGCGCATCGTCCGCCGCTCCGCCTTCGTGCAGGAGGCGCGCGAGAATATCGAGACGTGGAACGCGGCGGTGAAGCAGATGGACGTCTAGAGCCGGGTGCCAATCGGCTCCGTCGCGGCGGATCAAGCCTTGATCCCCGCCGCGCGCGGAGCCACATGGGCTTCATGCTGATCGAGACCGAAGCCACCCCCAATCCGGCGACGCTGAAATTCCTTCCCGGCCACACCGTGATGGAGAACGGCACGCGCGATTTCGCGACGCCGGAGGAAGCCGCCGCCTCGCCGCTCGCCACCGCGCTGTTCGATCTGGGCGACGTGACCGGCGTGTTCTTCGGCCGCGACTTCGTGTCGGTCACCGCCGCGCCCGGCGTCGAATGGCACGGGCTGAAGCCCGACGTGCTGGCGATCCTGCTCGATCATTTCACCGCGCGGATGCCGCTGTTCAACGCCCCCTCCGCCGATTTCGCGGTGCCGGCGGCGGAGGAGGAGATCGCCGACGATCCCGCCGACGCGGATATCGTCGCGCAGATCCGCGAGCTGATCGACACGCGCGTCCGCCCCGCCGTGGCGAACGACGGCGGCGACATCATCTATCGTGGGTTCGACAAGGGGAAGGTCTATCTCCGGATGCAGGGCGCCTGCTCCGGCTGCCCCTCCTCCACCGCGACGCTGAAGAACGGCATCGAGCAATTGCTCAAATATTACGTGCCGGAAGTGACCGAGGTCCGCGCGGTCTGAGGGGCGCGGCCTATTTCCCCACCACGAAATCCTTGAGGCTGCCCACGTCGGTCAACGCATCGGGGGTGACGACCACCGTCGCGCCCGGCACCAGCACGCTCTCGATCGCGGCGCGGGTGGCCGGCGTCATGTCGATGTCGCCGAACTGCATGTCCTCGTCGAGCGCCTGGCCGGGCAGCGCGATCCGCGTCCAGCGGCGCGCGCCGGCGGAATCGGCGGACTGGAGCGAATAGAGATAGGGGTGGTCGATCTGCCGCCCCACCCCCACAGAGGCGCGGCCGATGATCCGCCCGCCACGGATCACGAACAGCGCGCGATCGGTGGTGCTGACCACGATCGAGACCGGCCCGGTCGGCGCGCGCGCCGGGTCCCAGAAATCGCGCGTCCCCGGCGCCGCCTGCGCGCCGCCCTTCGCCGCCGCCGCGATCACGTCGCCGGCCGGCACCACGGCGGGCAGCGCCTCGCGCTTCGTCACCACCACCGTCATGCCGAGCGGCGTCGCGCCGTAGAGCGTCTCGGCGAACTTCGCCGGCAGCCGGATGCAGCCGTGCGACGCGGCATGGCCCGGCAGCGCTCCGGCATGGAGCGCAACCCCGTCCCACGTCAGCCGCTGCATGAACGGCATCGGCGCGTCGTTGTAGAGATTGGAGTGATGCACCTTCTCCTTCTGGAGCACGGTGAAGATGCCGGTCGGCGTCTCATGCCCCTTCTTGCCGGAGGAGACGGTGGTGATCGCGATCGGCAAGCCGTTGCGATAGACCACCGCGCGCTGCGTCTCGAGGTTGACGACCATCAGGATCGGGCCGGCGGGCGCGGTCTGCGGCGCCCACATATATTCGCCCGCCTTCAACGCCCGCGCCGCGCGCAGCGCCGAGGAATTGTCGAGCGTCGAGCGGCCGGTGACGGTGACCGTCTTCGGCTCGACCTGATCGGCGGGGACGGCCTGCGCGGCGATCGCGGCGGCGGCGGTGAGGAAAGCGAACATCGGCATGGAGACGCCTTAGCGCGCATGGACGGCGTTTTGAATCACCGATATTCCCGGCGGCCGTTCCCGAACGTCTCCCCGGCCATTGGCGCGCCGCGCCGCATCGCCTACATGCCCGCGCATGACCGAGATCACCGTCGCCGCGCTGCAACTCGCCTTCTCCGACGATCTGGAGCGGAACATCGCCAACGTCTCCCGGCTCGTGCGCGAGGCGGCGGCGAGGGACGCCCGGGTGATCCTGCCGCCGGAGCTGTTCGAGGGCGAGTATTTCTGCCGCGTCGAGGACGAGGGG from Sphingomonas sp. CL5.1 harbors:
- a CDS encoding aspartyl/asparaginyl beta-hydroxylase domain-containing protein, which translates into the protein MGHNSGNAVGVPVMVPDLNIISGAPTPGSAMRAERGRPLIITIGKHLRGFFDRMIASSSLVANTPVLDVRDFPWTQMLRENWRAIRDEAVKVALRAHAAPSLSTISPDHRSIAEVDKWRSFFLWGYGYRIDENADRCPATAALVERIPGLNSAFFSILAPGTHIPDHRGVTKGLITCHLGLVVPRDGDVRMRVHDRVVRWAEGETLVFDDTYRHEVWNETGGTRVVLLIQVERPLRNPGKWVADTFLRIVRRSAFVQEARENIETWNAAVKQMDV
- a CDS encoding NifU family protein; its protein translation is MLIETEATPNPATLKFLPGHTVMENGTRDFATPEEAAASPLATALFDLGDVTGVFFGRDFVSVTAAPGVEWHGLKPDVLAILLDHFTARMPLFNAPSADFAVPAAEEEIADDPADADIVAQIRELIDTRVRPAVANDGGDIIYRGFDKGKVYLRMQGACSGCPSSTATLKNGIEQLLKYYVPEVTEVRAV
- a CDS encoding pitrilysin family protein, encoding MSFFTRAVATPLVAFALIANAAAPAPAPPRKKPAAAPAAPAVTVDTRPWLFERSDIPPDPAWHFGRLSTGLRYAVRKNGVPPGQVAVRVRIDAGSLNERDSEQGYAHLIEHLSFRGSKYVPDGETKRVWQRFGATFGSDSNAQTTPTQTVYKLDLPAATQDSLDESLKIFAGMMAEPAITERGLAAERPAVLAEQREAPGPQVRWSDAMRGLFFAHQPLADRSPIGSVKTLEAATPATIQAFHDRWYRPARTVVIISGDIDPDVAAKLVVKNFGDWRGKGPDPADTDFGKPDPAAPETATITEPALPPVVSMAVLRPWIYRDDTIIFNQKRFIDFLAVRVINRRLETRARAGGSFLQASVSLDDVSRSANVTFTNILPVGDDWHAAMKDVRAVIADAMATAPTQAEIEREYAEFDAAMRNDVGTARVEAGAKQADDMVGALDIRETVAGPQESYNILKQAHDKGMFTPEALLESTRRIFAGTATRAIVNTRTADGATPAAVAAALKEDVSGLVGSRKDQANIDFSRLPKLGKPGKVKSREAAGEPGIEKVVFRNGVRMLLYANSSETGRVYIRVRFGRGYSTLPAKVPTPAWAGDMALVPGGIGDLDQGDLDALTNGRRIGMDLDIAEDAFSFSAMTTPGDYADNLLLMADKLAFPRWDAAPVMRARAAMLAGYPGLNASPDGVLSRELERRIRDGDVRWGTPSQAEVEALTPANFRAFWEPVLAKGPIEVDVFGDVKEDEAIAAVARTFGALKKRRPDNAPVVPVAFPAHADKPVVLTHGGPDSQAAAVIAWPTGGGAAGHAEMRRLDILASVFADRLFDRLRSIAGASYSPSAQSQWPLGMTTGGRIIAMGQVQPDKVDLFFKLSREIAAELVAKPIDADELRRTVVPTLQYLSRASSGNQFWLIQASGGAYDPARLEALHTMVDDLASITPENLQATAAKYLRPDKDWTLAVLPRGKDAGSAPVTPGK
- a CDS encoding L,D-transpeptidase family protein, whose amino-acid sequence is MPMFAFLTAAAAIAAQAVPADQVEPKTVTVTGRSTLDNSSALRAARALKAGEYMWAPQTAPAGPILMVVNLETQRAVVYRNGLPIAITTVSSGKKGHETPTGIFTVLQKEKVHHSNLYNDAPMPFMQRLTWDGVALHAGALPGHAASHGCIRLPAKFAETLYGATPLGMTVVVTKREALPAVVPAGDVIAAAAKGGAQAAPGTRDFWDPARAPTGPVSIVVSTTDRALFVIRGGRIIGRASVGVGRQIDHPYLYSLQSADSAGARRWTRIALPGQALDEDMQFGDIDMTPATRAAIESVLVPGATVVVTPDALTDVGSLKDFVVGK